AGCCTTCATATCCAAGACCAGTTCTAAATGGTCTATATTGACCCCCTGTAATAATCATGGTTGAGTTGTATAAAATCATAGATACAGCCAAGGCAGTAATCAAAATTGAAAGCCTTGGTGCAGCAAGCATGGGTCTATAAGCAACCCTTTGTATTAAAACACCTAATAATCCCACAATTATCATGGTAATAATCATTGCAATCATAATACCGAGCCACTGATTTCCTATTACAGTAGCTCCTAAAACACCTAAAATGGATAAGCCAACAAACGCACCAACCATATAGATGTCTGCATGGGCGAAGTTTAGTAGTTTTATAATTCCATAAACCATTGAATATCCAAGGGCTACAAGTCCATAAAAGGAACCCAAAAGTAGTCCATTAAAAAGCTGTTGAAGAAATATTTCCTGAAAAGACATACCCTCACCCTTTCTCATATTAAAGTAGAAGGTGCAGGTCAAGTATTGATTACTTGACCTGCACTAAGCCATATATTTATTATTCTGCTAGAACCCACTTGCCACCTTCAGCTTTTAAGATAACAAAGTTACTTTCAACCAATGTCTTTTCAGGTGTAAAGCTAACTGGACCTGCTAAAGTTGGGAAATTGTCAGTAGCATCAAGTGCTTGACGAATTGCATCTGTATCAAAGCTTCCAGCCTGCTCAATGGCATGAGCCAGTAAACGCATTCCATCATAGGATAATCCAGCATAGGGACCAGGCTGTTGATTAAACCTGCTTACATAGGTATTAATAAACTCTTGTGCCTGGGGCAAAAAGTCAACTACTGGAGGTGCAGTGCAATATACACCTTCTGATGCTGACCCTGCAAGCTCTAAAAGCTGTACTGAACTGGAGCCGTCACTAACAATAATTTCACCCTGATATCCACCCTGACGCAGCTGTCTAATTAGTGGAGCACCTTCAGCATGATATGCAGTCCAATAAACACCATCTGGATTTGCAGATCTGATTTTTGTTACAAGGGCTGAGAAATCCTGCTCTCCCCTATTGACAACATCATAAGTAACAACTTGCTTGCCCTTTGCTTCCCATGCTTTTTTGGTCAAGTCTGCTAGATCAGCTGAGAAACCATCTCCCATATGAATTAATGAGATTGTTTCTACTCCCAGGTGCTCAAACCACTCTACCGCCTTGGCAGCCTGGTGGAAACCAGTGCCGTTGATCTGGAAGGACCAGCCTGGATTTTCCTCAGCAATTCTAGTTGAGTTAGCTGCAGGGATAACCATTGGTATTTTAGCATCCCCATAAATCTTTAGTGTAGGAAGGGTTGCCCCTGAGCAATATCCACCTACTACAGCCACAACCTCTTCAGAAACAAGCTTACTTGCCGCTGCAGCAGCCATCTGTGGATCACAACCGTCATCGCCTACTGTCAGCTTAATCTCTTTACCGAGAATTCCCCCTGCTGCATTAATTTCATCTGCAGCAATTTGAATAGCATTTACCATGTCCTGTCCATAAGTAGCCTCACCGCCTGTTGTTGGCACCATAATGCCTATCAGAACCTCTCCATCAAATTTCACTTCTTCACCTGGAGCTGGATCAGCAGGCTTTGGCTGCTCAGCCTTCTGTCCACATCCTACAATGGCTAAAGCTAATACTGCAACAACTAGTAATAAAACCCATTGTTTTTTAATCTTCACAAACACAACCTCCTCTTTAGTGTTTTTTCTATCCTCAACTCCCTGTAATCCTAAACCCTTCAGGCAAAGGATCCTGGGGGTCAAGCACCAACTGGTTAAACCCCATAATTTGGGCTGTCCCACATACTTCAGGTATTACTGCATCTAGACCTGCTACCGCTGTAAAATCTACTATAAGCCCTTCAAATTCAGTATCAATTATGCTCTTATTTTTTAAAGTAAATCCCTTCTGCAGCAAACCCTTTTTATGTAAAAGAGCTACCCTTGCAGATGTACCTGTACCTGTGGGTGACCTGTCAATCTGTGCATCAGCAAAAATTGTTACATTTTTGGATACAAGATTACCTGAAGTGTCACTGGCAACTTCCTCAGTAATAATAGTACCATATATGCCATGGAGCTCGGGCTCTAAAGGATGAACAATTTCCATCTGCTCCATTATCTTATATTTAATTTCCATGCCCAACTTAACAAGTATATCGGACTGCTGGGGTATTACTTTAACCCCGAGCTGGCCAGCATCAACAAAAACATAGAAAGCTCCACCAAAGACTATATCTACAATTACCTCTCCTATACCTTCCACCGGCACTCTAATATTCTCTGCATATACAAAGGAAGGGACATTATGAAAACTAACCTTTTCAACCTTTTTGGCTTTTAGATGGGCAAAAGAAGTAATCCTTCCTGCGGGAGCATCAATTTTTATTGTCAGCTTTTCTTCATCTCCTGCTTCTACCATTCCCGTTTCCACAGCAACCTTGGTTACCGCAATAATTCCATGGCCGCACATGGTGCTATAGCCT
The sequence above is drawn from the Desulfitibacter alkalitolerans DSM 16504 genome and encodes:
- a CDS encoding branched-chain amino acid ABC transporter substrate-binding protein, translated to MKIKKQWVLLLVVAVLALAIVGCGQKAEQPKPADPAPGEEVKFDGEVLIGIMVPTTGGEATYGQDMVNAIQIAADEINAAGGILGKEIKLTVGDDGCDPQMAAAAASKLVSEEVVAVVGGYCSGATLPTLKIYGDAKIPMVIPAANSTRIAEENPGWSFQINGTGFHQAAKAVEWFEHLGVETISLIHMGDGFSADLADLTKKAWEAKGKQVVTYDVVNRGEQDFSALVTKIRSANPDGVYWTAYHAEGAPLIRQLRQGGYQGEIIVSDGSSSVQLLELAGSASEGVYCTAPPVVDFLPQAQEFINTYVSRFNQQPGPYAGLSYDGMRLLAHAIEQAGSFDTDAIRQALDATDNFPTLAGPVSFTPEKTLVESNFVILKAEGGKWVLAE
- a CDS encoding proline racemase family protein, which encodes MEFSRIISTIDAHTAGEPLRIITSGYPPIQGKTILEKRRFISERYDHLRKLIMLEPRGHSGMYGCLITPPTTEDGDFGVLFMHNEGYSTMCGHGIIAVTKVAVETGMVEAGDEEKLTIKIDAPAGRITSFAHLKAKKVEKVSFHNVPSFVYAENIRVPVEGIGEVIVDIVFGGAFYVFVDAGQLGVKVIPQQSDILVKLGMEIKYKIMEQMEIVHPLEPELHGIYGTIITEEVASDTSGNLVSKNVTIFADAQIDRSPTGTGTSARVALLHKKGLLQKGFTLKNKSIIDTEFEGLIVDFTAVAGLDAVIPEVCGTAQIMGFNQLVLDPQDPLPEGFRITGS